Proteins co-encoded in one Pogoniulus pusillus isolate bPogPus1 chromosome 15, bPogPus1.pri, whole genome shotgun sequence genomic window:
- the METAP2 gene encoding methionine aminopeptidase 2 isoform X2, with protein sequence MAGVGQAGGAAAAEEEEKHLNGELPPEPEDKEGAEGGAAGLGAEDGAKKKRKKKKKGKAGPAGQETDKEMEGALDDVAKQLDKQALEEKEKDDDDEDGEGEGDGATGKKKKKKKKKKGPKVQTDPPSIPICDLFPSNVFPKGEECEYPPTQDGRTAAWRTTSEEKKALDQASEEIWNDFREAAEAHRQVRKYVMSWIKPGMTMIEICEKLEDCSRKLIKENGLNAGLAFPTGCSLNNCAAHYTPNAGDPTVLQYDDVCKIDFGTHISGHIIDCAFTVTFNPKYDRLLQAVKDATNTGIKCAGIDVRLCDVGEAIQEVMESYEVEIDGKTYQVKPIRNLNGHSIGPYRIHAGKTVPIVKGGEATRMEEGEVYAIETFGSTGKGVVHDDMECSHYMKNFDVGHVPIRLPRAKHLLNVINENFGTLAFCRRWLDRLGESKYLMALKNLCDLGIVDPYPPLCDIKGSYTAQFEHTILLRPTCKEVVSRGDDY encoded by the exons ATGGCGGGCGTGGGGCAGGCGGgcggcgctgccgccgccgaggaggaggagaagcaccTGAACGGAGAGCTGCCGCCGGAGCCTGAAGACAAGGAGGGCGCGGAAGGCGGCGCAGCGGGGCTTGGCGCGGAGGATGGCGCTAAGAAGAAGcgcaagaagaagaagaagggcaAAGCGGGGCCCGCgg GACAAGAAACAGATAAAGAAATGGAAGGTGCTCTTGATGACGTAGCAAAACAATTGGATAAGCAAGCactggaggagaaagaaaaagatgatgatgatgaag ATGGAGAGGGTGAAGGAGATGGAGcaacagggaaaaagaagaagaagaagaaaaagaagaaaggac CTAAAGTCCAGACAGATCCACCTTCTATTCCAATATGTGATCTATTTCCTAGCAACGTGTTCCCAAAGGGAGAAGAATGTGAATATCCACCAACACAAGATGG GAgaactgctgcttggagaacaaccagtgaagaaaagaaagcactGGACCAAGCCAGTGAGGAAATCTGGAATGATTTTCgggaggctgcagaagcacaCAGACAAGTGAGGAAATATGTTATGAGCTGGATAAAACCTGGAATGACAATGATAGAAATCTG TGAAAAACTAGAAGACTGCTCACGGAAGCTGATCAAGGAAAATGGTTTAAATGCAGGTCTTGCCTTCCCCACTGGCTGCTCCCTGAACAACTGTGCTGCCCACTACACTCCCAACGCCGGAGACCCAACGGTCCTGCAGTACGATGACGTCTGCAAGATAGATTTTGGGACACACATTAGTG gtCATATTATTGACTGTGCTTTTACAGTCACATTCAATCCAAAATACGACAGGCTATTACAGGCTGTAAAGGATGCCACAAACACTGGAATTAAG TGTGCTGGCATAGATGTACGCCTCTGTGATGTGGGAGAGGCCATACAAGAAGTTATGGAGTCCTATGAGGTTGAAATTGATGGCAAAACTTACCAAG TGAAACCAATCCGCAATCTGAACGGACACTCCATCGGGCCCTACAGGATACATGCTGGAAAGACAGTGCCCATTGTGAAAGGAGGAGAAGCCACAAGGATGGAG gaAGGTGAAGTATATGCTATAGAGACCTTTGGGAGCACAGGGAAAGGAGTTGTCCACGATGATATGGAATGTTCTCATTATATGAAGAACTTTGATGTTGGGCACGTGCCAATAAG GCTTCCAAGAGCAAAACACTTGCTGAATGTTATCAATGAAAACTTTGGTACTCTTGCCTTCTGCCGCCGCTGGCTGGATCGCCTGGGGGAGAGCAAATACCTGATGGCCCTGAAGAACCTCTGTGACCTGGGCATCGTGGATCCATACCCTCCCTTGTGTGACATCAAAGGCTCCTACACAGCACAGTTTGAGCACACTATACTCTTACGCCCAACCTGCAAGGAGGTGGTCAGCAGAGGAGACGACTACTAA
- the METAP2 gene encoding methionine aminopeptidase 2 isoform X1 yields MAGVGQAGGAAAAEEEEKHLNGELPPEPEDKEGAEGGAAGLGAEDGAKKKRKKKKKGKAGPAAGQETDKEMEGALDDVAKQLDKQALEEKEKDDDDEDGEGEGDGATGKKKKKKKKKKGPKVQTDPPSIPICDLFPSNVFPKGEECEYPPTQDGRTAAWRTTSEEKKALDQASEEIWNDFREAAEAHRQVRKYVMSWIKPGMTMIEICEKLEDCSRKLIKENGLNAGLAFPTGCSLNNCAAHYTPNAGDPTVLQYDDVCKIDFGTHISGHIIDCAFTVTFNPKYDRLLQAVKDATNTGIKCAGIDVRLCDVGEAIQEVMESYEVEIDGKTYQVKPIRNLNGHSIGPYRIHAGKTVPIVKGGEATRMEEGEVYAIETFGSTGKGVVHDDMECSHYMKNFDVGHVPIRLPRAKHLLNVINENFGTLAFCRRWLDRLGESKYLMALKNLCDLGIVDPYPPLCDIKGSYTAQFEHTILLRPTCKEVVSRGDDY; encoded by the exons ATGGCGGGCGTGGGGCAGGCGGgcggcgctgccgccgccgaggaggaggagaagcaccTGAACGGAGAGCTGCCGCCGGAGCCTGAAGACAAGGAGGGCGCGGAAGGCGGCGCAGCGGGGCTTGGCGCGGAGGATGGCGCTAAGAAGAAGcgcaagaagaagaagaagggcaAAGCGGGGCCCGCgg CAGGACAAGAAACAGATAAAGAAATGGAAGGTGCTCTTGATGACGTAGCAAAACAATTGGATAAGCAAGCactggaggagaaagaaaaagatgatgatgatgaag ATGGAGAGGGTGAAGGAGATGGAGcaacagggaaaaagaagaagaagaagaaaaagaagaaaggac CTAAAGTCCAGACAGATCCACCTTCTATTCCAATATGTGATCTATTTCCTAGCAACGTGTTCCCAAAGGGAGAAGAATGTGAATATCCACCAACACAAGATGG GAgaactgctgcttggagaacaaccagtgaagaaaagaaagcactGGACCAAGCCAGTGAGGAAATCTGGAATGATTTTCgggaggctgcagaagcacaCAGACAAGTGAGGAAATATGTTATGAGCTGGATAAAACCTGGAATGACAATGATAGAAATCTG TGAAAAACTAGAAGACTGCTCACGGAAGCTGATCAAGGAAAATGGTTTAAATGCAGGTCTTGCCTTCCCCACTGGCTGCTCCCTGAACAACTGTGCTGCCCACTACACTCCCAACGCCGGAGACCCAACGGTCCTGCAGTACGATGACGTCTGCAAGATAGATTTTGGGACACACATTAGTG gtCATATTATTGACTGTGCTTTTACAGTCACATTCAATCCAAAATACGACAGGCTATTACAGGCTGTAAAGGATGCCACAAACACTGGAATTAAG TGTGCTGGCATAGATGTACGCCTCTGTGATGTGGGAGAGGCCATACAAGAAGTTATGGAGTCCTATGAGGTTGAAATTGATGGCAAAACTTACCAAG TGAAACCAATCCGCAATCTGAACGGACACTCCATCGGGCCCTACAGGATACATGCTGGAAAGACAGTGCCCATTGTGAAAGGAGGAGAAGCCACAAGGATGGAG gaAGGTGAAGTATATGCTATAGAGACCTTTGGGAGCACAGGGAAAGGAGTTGTCCACGATGATATGGAATGTTCTCATTATATGAAGAACTTTGATGTTGGGCACGTGCCAATAAG GCTTCCAAGAGCAAAACACTTGCTGAATGTTATCAATGAAAACTTTGGTACTCTTGCCTTCTGCCGCCGCTGGCTGGATCGCCTGGGGGAGAGCAAATACCTGATGGCCCTGAAGAACCTCTGTGACCTGGGCATCGTGGATCCATACCCTCCCTTGTGTGACATCAAAGGCTCCTACACAGCACAGTTTGAGCACACTATACTCTTACGCCCAACCTGCAAGGAGGTGGTCAGCAGAGGAGACGACTACTAA